GAGGGCAACGGGATCCGCAGCGTGGGCGCCTGGCGGGTCTACACCCTGGAGAGCGGCGAGGTAGAGGTGCAGGTGGGTCGCTCCCTGGCGGCGCTCCAGGCCACCATGCGTCCCTACGCGACGATTGCCCTGCCGCTGGTGCTGGCGCTCTCCTTCTTCTCCGGGGTGATGGCCTGGGTGATGGCGGGTCTGGCCTTGCACCCGCTCGAGACCTTGACCCGCGCCGCGCGCGACTTCGACAGCCTCGCCGAACTGCCGCCCATCCCCGGCCGCGACGAGGCGGCCACGCTGGCGGCGGGCTTTGCGGTGCTGCTCGAGCAGCTCAGACACAAGCAGGAGCGCGAGCTGCGCTTTTTGGCCTACGCCGCGCACGAGCTGCGCACGCCGATTTCGGCCCTGCGCGCCAGCCTCGAGGCGGCCAGAGCGCGGCAGGAGCCGCCCGGACCGGAGCTGCTGGTGCGGCTCCACCGCGAGGCGCTGCGGCTCGAGACCTTCGCCCAGAACCTCTTGGCGCTGTCGCGCGCCGAGTCCCAGGAGCTTCGCGCCGCGACCCTCGACCTCGCCGATCTGGCCGAAGCCACCTACGACCGGCTGCAGCCTCTGGCCTTGGAGGCGGGCCACGAGCTCGTCTTGGAGGCCGAACCCGCCCCGGCCAGGGGCGACCCCAGGCTGCTCGAGCAGGCCCTCAACAACCTGGTCGCCAACGCCGTCCGCCACACCCCCAAGGGGAAGATCGCCTTGAGGAGCGGCGCGGAAGGAGAGCATGGCTTT
This Deinococcota bacterium DNA region includes the following protein-coding sequences:
- a CDS encoding HAMP domain-containing histidine kinase, encoding MKLRIKLVLIAAGLTLLGLSVGLGATYWSLLNLRLADLDSENRLLAQVIMGASLGSAQYEVPEVVESYLTRGSVVSAAQVYRRGQLIWESGPTGVPRPLDPRGVVEGNGIRSVGAWRVYTLESGEVEVQVGRSLAALQATMRPYATIALPLVLALSFFSGVMAWVMAGLALHPLETLTRAARDFDSLAELPPIPGRDEAATLAAGFAVLLEQLRHKQERELRFLAYAAHELRTPISALRASLEAARARQEPPGPELLVRLHREALRLETFAQNLLALSRAESQELRAATLDLADLAEATYDRLQPLALEAGHELVLEAEPAPARGDPRLLEQALNNLVANAVRHTPKGKIALRSGAEGEHGFLEVADQGPGFPEPMAEGLGLRVARAVARAHGGNLEVAYDGGSRVRLWLSSETGLWQAPVAPGPPGGVERRSGPRLGPQAR